One stretch of Nocardia fluminea DNA includes these proteins:
- a CDS encoding alpha/beta hydrolase: MRVRNSMVRRLALTVAVAAAGLPAVATAQAAPDLVAARAMAAALPAPNGSYAVAAAASGPGKVIDVTVHSAAMNRPVTVAVIPAADPDAPAGSLYLINGVDGGTDTPDWREGSNWFTKTDALDFFAAKQANIVMPIGGAGTFYTDWQADDPGTGRNRWLTFLTTELPPIIDSAFHGTGRDAVAGLSMASSAVFRMAQQAPQRFQMVGSFSGCVQTSNPAGQAMVASIVTARRGNPLNMWGPPTDPAWTANDAALNAEKLRGVGVYVSTGNGLPGPLDTLNGPGIESNPVKLLDQLVIGGVLDGITVVCTALLRDRLAALNIPATFDFRPAGTHSWGYWEQDMHTYWERAAALLVP, from the coding sequence ATGAGAGTGCGCAATTCGATGGTGCGACGGCTGGCGCTCACGGTGGCGGTCGCCGCCGCGGGTCTGCCCGCCGTCGCGACGGCGCAGGCCGCCCCGGATCTGGTCGCCGCCCGTGCCATGGCGGCGGCGCTTCCCGCACCGAACGGGTCCTACGCCGTCGCGGCCGCGGCGAGCGGGCCGGGCAAGGTGATCGACGTGACCGTGCACTCCGCGGCGATGAATCGACCGGTCACCGTCGCGGTCATTCCCGCCGCCGATCCCGACGCGCCCGCCGGCTCGCTGTATCTGATCAACGGCGTGGACGGCGGCACCGATACCCCCGACTGGCGGGAGGGCAGCAATTGGTTCACCAAAACCGACGCCCTCGACTTCTTCGCCGCGAAACAGGCGAACATCGTGATGCCGATCGGCGGTGCGGGCACCTTCTACACCGACTGGCAGGCCGACGACCCCGGCACCGGCCGCAACCGCTGGCTGACCTTCCTCACCACCGAACTGCCACCGATCATCGATTCGGCCTTCCACGGCACCGGCCGCGATGCCGTCGCCGGATTGTCGATGGCCAGCTCGGCGGTCTTCCGCATGGCACAGCAAGCACCGCAACGGTTTCAGATGGTCGGCTCCTTCAGCGGCTGCGTCCAGACCAGCAATCCGGCCGGACAGGCGATGGTGGCCTCGATCGTCACCGCGCGCCGGGGCAACCCGCTCAACATGTGGGGACCGCCCACCGATCCGGCCTGGACGGCCAATGACGCGGCCCTCAACGCCGAGAAGCTGCGCGGGGTCGGGGTGTACGTGAGCACCGGTAACGGGCTGCCAGGGCCGCTGGATACGCTGAACGGCCCCGGCATCGAGAGCAATCCGGTGAAACTGCTCGATCAGCTGGTCATCGGCGGCGTACTCGACGGGATCACCGTGGTGTGCACCGCGTTGTTGCGCGACCGCCTGGCCGCGTTGAATATCCCGGCGACCTTCGACTTCCGGCCGGCGGGCACGCATTCCTGGGGCTACTGGGAGCAGGACATGCACACCTATTGGGAACGCGCCGCCGCACTGCTCGTCCCCTAG
- a CDS encoding esterase/lipase family protein: MTITRGRTRSVRAAILMGVGVVAVALSGAGAAADPASEPTEQQLADIIYQGRDVAWGTDGGLGGTGSACTSGSGAGSGNGSGDCLGGSGSSSGSSGGYSSDPGAIGPASTAFLPAFGYGLLNPDAGAPGTNDWGCKPTAEHPRPVVLLHGTWMNAYNGYAYMGQPIKDAGYCTFTFNYGRSNMVEGGGLGSFLPGVMGTGYIQDSAKQTAAFVDRVLAATGSDEVDIIAHSQGGSMANWYTKYEGGAAKVKNLVTFGATHHGTSLDGIGALGRMVNNLGIDVLGPIEIFVGHAGIQQTVGSDFVKTLNANGDTVPGVDYTVVGTRYDEVTNPYELTFLDQGPGSTVNNVVLQEGCEQDISDHLTMMYSPRALSIALRALDPVQNPQLTCAFNPWLIGGGGSL; this comes from the coding sequence ATGACCATTACTCGTGGCCGCACACGCTCGGTGCGCGCGGCAATACTGATGGGCGTCGGCGTTGTCGCTGTCGCTCTCTCCGGAGCGGGGGCGGCGGCCGACCCGGCGTCCGAACCCACCGAACAGCAGCTGGCCGACATCATCTACCAGGGTCGCGATGTGGCCTGGGGTACCGATGGCGGGCTGGGCGGCACGGGTTCGGCCTGTACCTCCGGTAGCGGTGCGGGCTCGGGTAACGGTTCCGGCGACTGCCTCGGCGGTTCCGGCTCCAGCTCCGGCTCCTCGGGCGGCTACTCCTCCGACCCGGGCGCTATCGGACCCGCCTCGACGGCGTTCCTGCCCGCGTTCGGGTACGGCCTGCTCAATCCCGACGCGGGTGCCCCCGGCACCAACGACTGGGGCTGCAAGCCGACCGCCGAACACCCCCGCCCGGTCGTGCTGCTGCACGGCACCTGGATGAACGCCTACAACGGTTACGCCTACATGGGTCAGCCGATCAAGGACGCCGGATACTGCACCTTCACCTTCAACTACGGCCGTTCCAACATGGTCGAAGGCGGCGGGCTCGGTTCGTTCCTGCCCGGTGTCATGGGCACCGGCTACATTCAGGATTCGGCGAAGCAGACCGCGGCCTTCGTGGACCGGGTCCTCGCGGCGACCGGTTCCGACGAGGTCGACATCATCGCGCACTCCCAAGGTGGCTCGATGGCGAACTGGTACACGAAGTACGAGGGCGGCGCGGCCAAGGTGAAGAACCTGGTCACCTTCGGTGCCACCCACCACGGCACCAGCCTCGACGGCATCGGCGCCCTTGGCCGCATGGTCAACAACCTGGGCATCGACGTGCTGGGCCCGATCGAGATCTTCGTCGGCCACGCCGGTATCCAGCAGACCGTCGGTTCGGATTTCGTCAAGACGCTCAACGCGAACGGCGACACCGTCCCCGGCGTCGACTACACCGTTGTCGGCACGCGCTACGACGAAGTGACCAACCCCTACGAGCTGACGTTCCTAGACCAGGGTCCCGGCTCCACGGTCAACAACGTTGTGCTGCAGGAAGGGTGCGAGCAGGACATCTCCGATCACCTGACGATGATGTACTCCCCGCGTGCCCTCTCGATCGCGCTGCGGGCACTCGACCCGGTGCAGAACCCGCAGTTGACCTGCGCGTTCAACCCGTGGCTGATCGGAGGTGGTGGTTCCCTGTAG
- a CDS encoding TetR/AcrR family transcriptional regulator yields the protein MPPKPVDRRIRPKQERAKATREHILDTAAELFGERGIDNTSTNAIAAQARISIGTLYRYFPERSFLVDELLDRLIADVEQEFSRRVFSLPVVTSPQSSEDYVSIAAEILDVFAGVLIAKSDLVRALVGSVQFYSSGLPEFEPRLRMLVKLIVIQFVGPGDDRDNDMMSWVLVNTGFAAVLRASADDVADSDRAAAIDMTARMIGTWLYGEVRSRE from the coding sequence ATGCCACCGAAACCCGTCGACCGGCGAATCCGGCCGAAGCAGGAACGGGCGAAGGCGACCCGGGAACACATTCTCGACACCGCCGCCGAACTGTTCGGCGAGCGGGGAATCGACAACACCTCCACGAATGCCATCGCGGCGCAGGCGCGGATCAGCATCGGAACGCTGTACCGGTACTTTCCGGAGCGCTCCTTCCTCGTCGACGAACTCCTCGATCGGCTCATCGCCGATGTCGAGCAGGAGTTCAGCCGGCGGGTGTTCAGCCTGCCCGTCGTGACGTCGCCGCAGAGCAGCGAGGACTACGTCTCCATCGCCGCCGAGATTCTCGACGTGTTCGCCGGAGTGCTGATCGCGAAGTCGGATCTGGTCCGCGCGCTCGTCGGCAGTGTGCAGTTCTACAGCAGCGGGCTCCCCGAATTCGAACCCCGGTTGCGAATGCTGGTGAAGCTCATCGTGATCCAGTTCGTCGGACCGGGTGACGACCGCGACAACGACATGATGTCGTGGGTTCTGGTCAATACCGGATTCGCCGCGGTCCTGCGTGCCTCGGCCGACGATGTGGCCGACAGCGACCGCGCCGCCGCCATCGACATGACCGCGCGGATGATCGGCACCTGGCTGTACGGCGAGGTGCGCAGCCGCGAATAA
- a CDS encoding DUF4129 domain-containing protein yields MAVALMPVLLLVSVVILLAGVIVSQHRLPLAMPAVEHGLRVRLSFKRFAVLAPIALSTVALTFAVGISMLFVLPGARRQPAPVASVTPAHAGEPGVPAAVDVQVVDSAVDSSRLSGMALLGAAGLAIVLIGIAVVGLVGVTVAGRTPLADSVELTEEEVSNTVDSLTRAAEMGLAAMNAPGQDPRTAVIACYVAMEAGLAADRAAAPLISDTPREVLERAFDSGVLHDDGAHELVALFEEARFSPHAMLGWQRIRAEQLLRLVLADLQSRDEVPV; encoded by the coding sequence GTGGCTGTCGCATTGATGCCGGTATTGCTGCTGGTGTCGGTGGTGATTCTGCTCGCCGGCGTCATCGTCAGCCAGCATCGGCTGCCATTGGCGATGCCCGCGGTCGAGCACGGTCTCCGGGTTCGGCTGTCGTTCAAGCGTTTCGCGGTGCTGGCCCCGATCGCCCTCAGTACCGTCGCGCTGACGTTCGCGGTCGGTATCTCCATGCTGTTCGTCCTGCCCGGCGCACGGCGTCAGCCCGCACCGGTCGCCTCGGTGACACCGGCGCACGCGGGGGAGCCCGGTGTGCCCGCCGCTGTCGATGTGCAGGTGGTCGATTCAGCGGTCGACTCGTCACGGCTGAGCGGGATGGCGTTGCTCGGGGCCGCGGGCCTGGCGATCGTGCTGATCGGCATCGCGGTGGTGGGCCTCGTCGGCGTCACCGTCGCCGGGCGGACGCCACTGGCCGACAGCGTGGAACTGACCGAGGAGGAAGTCTCCAACACCGTCGACTCGCTGACCAGGGCCGCCGAGATGGGACTGGCCGCGATGAACGCGCCAGGTCAGGATCCGCGGACCGCGGTGATCGCCTGCTATGTGGCGATGGAGGCCGGGTTGGCGGCGGATCGTGCCGCGGCACCCTTGATCTCGGATACGCCCAGAGAAGTGCTGGAGCGGGCTTTCGACAGTGGCGTGCTGCACGACGACGGTGCGCACGAACTGGTCGCGCTGTTCGAGGAGGCCAGGTTCAGTCCGCACGCGATGCTGGGCTGGCAGCGTATCCGTGCCGAACAGCTGCTGCGCCTGGTGCTCGCCGATCTCCAGTCCCGCGACGAGGTACCGGTGTAG
- a CDS encoding SDR family oxidoreductase: MTILVTGATGNIGRMVVDQLIARGASGIRALTVDPGKAALPDGVQVARGYLGRPGGLAAAFEGVDRMYLAPAPDTVTEVLELARAAGVRHVVDLSGEPESWWGSVCNAVEDSGADWTHLWPADFMENTLTWSRQIRETGAVREPHPGTASAPIAMNDIAAVAATALLEDGHVGRAHALAGPEVLTRTDLVAHLADALDRDIAFLTSTREETIAALQPTMGDNTAWYVDNVLLDYAPPPKSLPVTSVEDITGHPATTFDQWAHANAARFLAD; this comes from the coding sequence ATGACGATCCTGGTTACCGGGGCGACGGGGAATATCGGGCGCATGGTCGTGGACCAGCTGATCGCGCGGGGTGCGAGTGGTATTCGCGCGCTGACCGTCGATCCCGGCAAGGCGGCACTGCCGGACGGTGTTCAGGTGGCGCGCGGGTATCTGGGGCGACCGGGCGGTCTGGCCGCGGCGTTCGAGGGGGTCGACCGGATGTACCTCGCGCCTGCGCCGGACACCGTCACCGAGGTGCTCGAGCTGGCACGGGCGGCCGGGGTCCGGCACGTCGTGGATCTGTCGGGTGAGCCCGAGAGCTGGTGGGGCAGTGTGTGTAACGCTGTCGAGGACAGCGGCGCGGACTGGACTCATCTGTGGCCCGCCGACTTCATGGAGAACACCCTGACGTGGTCTCGGCAGATCCGGGAAACCGGTGCTGTCCGTGAGCCGCACCCCGGTACCGCCAGCGCACCCATCGCCATGAACGACATCGCCGCGGTGGCCGCGACCGCCTTGCTCGAGGACGGCCACGTCGGCCGCGCGCACGCCCTCGCGGGACCGGAGGTCCTCACTCGCACCGACCTGGTCGCCCACCTCGCCGACGCACTCGATCGCGACATCGCCTTCCTCACCTCCACCCGCGAGGAGACCATCGCCGCGCTGCAACCCACCATGGGCGACAACACCGCCTGGTATGTCGACAACGTCCTGCTCGACTACGCCCCGCCGCCGAAATCCCTGCCTGTTACCAGCGTCGAAGACATCACCGGCCACCCCGCCACCACGTTCGACCAGTGGGCGCACGCGAACGCCGCCAGGTTTCTCGCCGACTGA
- a CDS encoding (Fe-S)-binding protein, translating into MSTATITLGVIGVIITAICWGSLTLGLSRMIRVLRSGQPDRSRSGPVLPRMRTVVVEVLAHTRMNKFRTVGWAHWLVMAGFLLGMVFYFESYGQTFDPQFGWPIIGDTFGYHLLEEILGLAPVIGIVVLITIRQRNHPRRPERLSRFSGSNLVAAYAIETIVLIHGLGDVLLKSGKIATYGGGHASSDFFTMQIARLLPAAPLMISIFAFVKMLAGAAFLYLIGRNLTWGVAWHRISAFFNIYFKREDDGEVALGAAKPMMSGGVVLDLETADPDIDTLGVGKVEDFTWKGLLDFTTCTECGRCQSQCPAWNTGKPLSPKLLITSLRDHTYAKAPYLLAGADKIPEAARAEADRPLVGGEDVHGVIDPEVLWSCTTCGACVEQCPVDIEHVDHIIDMRRYQVLIESEFPSELAGLFKNLENKGNPWGQNSKDRLNWINEVDFDIPVFGKDADSFDGYEYLFWVGCAGAYEDRAKKTTKAVAELLATAGTKFMVLGAEETCTGDSARRAGNEFLFQQLALQNIEVINSVFEGVEQSKKKIVVTCAHCFNTLNNEYPQVGGTYEVVHHTQLLNRLVRQKQLVPVSQVSQQITYHDPCYLGRHNKIYNAPRELMEASGSTLVEMPRHGERSMCCGAGGARMWMEEQLGKRINVDRVDEALSTNPTKIATGCPFCRVMLNDGVTARQEQGQGEGVEVVDVSQLMLDSITRIDAAQLSANLVVVAEREGESDPSRVP; encoded by the coding sequence GTGAGCACTGCGACGATCACACTCGGGGTCATCGGCGTCATCATCACCGCGATCTGCTGGGGATCACTGACTCTCGGCCTGTCCCGGATGATTCGCGTTCTCCGCAGCGGTCAACCCGACCGTTCGCGGAGCGGTCCCGTTCTGCCACGGATGAGGACCGTGGTCGTCGAGGTCCTCGCGCACACGCGGATGAACAAGTTCCGGACCGTCGGTTGGGCACACTGGCTCGTGATGGCCGGGTTCCTGCTCGGCATGGTGTTCTACTTCGAGTCCTACGGACAGACCTTCGACCCGCAGTTCGGCTGGCCGATCATCGGCGACACGTTCGGCTATCACCTACTGGAGGAGATTCTCGGTCTCGCCCCCGTCATCGGGATCGTGGTGCTGATAACCATCCGCCAGCGCAACCATCCCCGCCGCCCGGAGCGTCTGTCCCGTTTCAGCGGATCGAATCTCGTTGCCGCGTACGCCATCGAGACGATCGTGCTCATCCACGGCCTCGGTGATGTCCTGCTCAAGTCGGGCAAGATCGCCACCTACGGTGGTGGCCACGCCTCGAGTGATTTCTTCACCATGCAGATCGCGCGGCTGCTGCCCGCCGCCCCGCTGATGATCTCGATCTTCGCGTTCGTCAAGATGCTCGCTGGGGCGGCCTTTCTCTATCTGATCGGGCGCAACCTCACCTGGGGCGTTGCCTGGCACCGAATTTCGGCCTTCTTCAACATCTACTTCAAGCGCGAGGACGACGGCGAGGTCGCGCTCGGCGCGGCAAAGCCCATGATGTCCGGTGGCGTCGTCCTCGATCTGGAAACCGCCGATCCCGACATCGACACGCTCGGCGTCGGCAAGGTCGAGGATTTCACCTGGAAGGGCCTGCTCGACTTCACCACCTGCACCGAGTGCGGTCGCTGCCAGTCGCAGTGCCCCGCCTGGAACACCGGAAAGCCGCTCTCCCCCAAGCTACTGATCACCTCGCTGCGTGATCACACTTATGCCAAGGCGCCGTATCTGCTCGCCGGTGCAGACAAGATTCCCGAGGCCGCGCGTGCCGAGGCGGATCGTCCGCTGGTCGGTGGCGAGGACGTCCACGGCGTGATCGATCCCGAGGTGTTGTGGTCGTGCACGACCTGTGGTGCCTGTGTCGAGCAGTGCCCGGTCGATATCGAGCACGTCGACCACATCATCGACATGCGCCGCTACCAGGTGCTGATCGAGTCGGAGTTCCCCTCCGAGCTCGCGGGCCTGTTCAAGAACCTCGAGAACAAGGGCAACCCGTGGGGTCAGAACTCCAAGGACCGCCTCAACTGGATCAACGAAGTCGATTTCGACATCCCGGTCTTCGGTAAGGACGCCGACAGCTTCGACGGCTACGAGTACCTGTTCTGGGTCGGTTGCGCCGGCGCCTACGAGGACCGCGCCAAGAAGACCACCAAGGCCGTGGCCGAGTTGCTGGCGACCGCGGGCACCAAGTTCATGGTCCTCGGTGCGGAGGAGACCTGCACCGGTGACTCGGCCCGTCGTGCGGGTAACGAGTTCTTGTTCCAGCAGCTGGCGTTGCAGAACATCGAGGTCATCAACTCGGTGTTCGAGGGTGTCGAGCAGTCCAAGAAGAAGATCGTCGTCACCTGCGCGCATTGCTTCAACACCCTCAACAACGAGTACCCGCAGGTCGGTGGCACCTACGAGGTCGTGCACCACACCCAGTTGCTGAACCGGCTCGTGCGCCAGAAGCAGCTGGTCCCGGTCTCGCAGGTCTCGCAGCAGATCACCTATCACGACCCGTGCTATTTGGGCCGGCACAACAAGATCTACAACGCTCCGCGTGAGTTGATGGAAGCCTCGGGCTCGACGCTGGTCGAGATGCCCCGCCACGGTGAGCGGTCGATGTGCTGTGGTGCCGGTGGTGCCCGGATGTGGATGGAAGAGCAGCTCGGTAAGCGGATCAACGTCGATCGTGTCGACGAGGCGTTGTCGACGAACCCGACCAAGATCGCGACGGGGTGCCCGTTCTGCCGGGTCATGCTCAACGATGGGGTGACCGCGCGTCAGGAACAGGGTCAGGGCGAGGGTGTCGAGGTCGTCGATGTCTCGCAGTTGATGCTGGACTCGATCACCCGTATCGATGCGGCGCAGTTGTCCGCGAACCTCGTTGTCGTCGCGGAGCGCGAGGGCGAGTCGGATCCGTCGCGTGTCCCGTAG
- a CDS encoding class I SAM-dependent methyltransferase — protein MNMSSERTPSGWEDIVAADPAHSSRYVERFRALAAQGTDIVGEARLIDAMLGRGSRVLDAGCGPGRTGGYLHEAGHTVVGVDVDPVLIEAARADHPGPTWLVGDLAELDLPVADFDAIVCAGNVMTFLAPTTRTAVLAGFARHLAPGGRAIIGFGADRGYDFAEFLTDAGTAGLTVDLLLSTWDLRPFTDDSDFLVAVFSHAPDRDTPSSPDA, from the coding sequence ATGAACATGTCGAGTGAGCGCACGCCCAGCGGGTGGGAGGACATCGTCGCCGCGGATCCGGCGCATTCGAGCCGGTATGTGGAGCGGTTCAGGGCGCTCGCCGCGCAGGGGACCGACATCGTGGGTGAGGCGCGGTTGATCGACGCGATGCTCGGGCGCGGCAGTCGAGTGCTCGACGCCGGGTGCGGGCCGGGGCGGACCGGTGGATACCTGCACGAAGCGGGGCACACGGTGGTGGGGGTCGATGTCGACCCGGTGCTCATCGAGGCGGCGCGCGCGGACCATCCCGGCCCGACGTGGCTGGTCGGCGATCTCGCCGAGCTGGACCTGCCGGTCGCCGACTTCGACGCGATCGTGTGCGCGGGCAATGTGATGACTTTCCTCGCCCCGACCACCCGGACGGCGGTGCTGGCGGGGTTCGCCCGGCATCTCGCGCCGGGCGGACGGGCGATCATCGGGTTCGGCGCGGACCGCGGCTACGACTTCGCCGAGTTCCTGACCGACGCCGGAACCGCCGGGCTCACGGTCGACCTCCTGCTCTCGACCTGGGATCTTCGGCCCTTCACCGACGACTCCGACTTCCTGGTCGCGGTGTTCTCCCACGCACCCGATCGTGACACTCCGTCCTCGCCCGACGCATGA
- a CDS encoding DNA alkylation repair protein: protein MAELAALDDPKMRAVNEKHGDDHGVNLTQLRALAKRLKTQPVLARQLWDTDDTAAKLLALLICRPKTFERDELDAMIRRARTPKVHDWLVNYVVKKNPHAEELRVTWFDDADPVVASAGWALTTERVAKKPEGLDLTALLDLIEAQMKSAPDRLQWAMNHCLAQIGIDHPDYRSRALDIGERLQVLKNYPTPPGCTSPFAPLWITEIVRRQNA from the coding sequence ATGGCCGAACTGGCCGCCCTCGACGACCCGAAGATGCGCGCGGTGAACGAGAAGCACGGCGACGACCACGGGGTCAACCTCACCCAGTTGCGCGCGCTCGCCAAACGCTTGAAGACACAACCGGTGCTCGCCCGGCAACTCTGGGACACCGACGACACCGCCGCGAAACTGCTCGCCCTACTGATCTGCCGCCCGAAGACGTTCGAACGCGACGAACTCGACGCCATGATCCGCCGGGCCCGCACGCCCAAGGTGCACGACTGGCTCGTCAACTATGTCGTGAAGAAGAACCCGCACGCCGAGGAACTGCGCGTCACCTGGTTCGACGACGCCGACCCCGTGGTCGCGAGCGCAGGCTGGGCACTGACCACCGAACGAGTCGCGAAGAAGCCCGAGGGCCTCGACCTCACCGCGCTGCTCGACCTCATCGAAGCGCAGATGAAAAGCGCACCTGATCGGCTGCAATGGGCGATGAACCACTGCCTGGCCCAGATCGGTATCGACCACCCCGACTACCGCTCCCGCGCTCTCGACATCGGCGAGCGCCTCCAGGTGCTGAAAAACTACCCCACTCCGCCGGGCTGCACGTCCCCGTTCGCGCCCCTCTGGATCACCGAGATCGTGCGTCGGCAGAACGCCTGA
- a CDS encoding DUF885 domain-containing protein, with the protein MGVDEICDRFVEDYAAADPVTATMFGIAGHDARLTDYSPAGHELRARTARNALHAMLAAEPADDGERVAKAVFTERVGLDVEIHHAGLPLASLNVIESPVQHIRMVFDVMAAETAADWTVIAERLAGVPEALAGLRASLLVAAERGQISALRQIIKVAEQADTWAGSGANTGFFTAFVAAADSVEGAPLARLRQGAHAAERAYAALAEFLRAELMPSAPAKDAVGEQTYRLWSRYFTGADLDLREAYDWGWAEFARLEAEMFTVAARIAPGASLTETAAVLDADPRYRVHGRAELRAWLQKVSDEALESLRDTHFEIPDELMRLECAIAPPGGVVGAYYIGPSADFSRPGRMTWSVEPDKEDFTTWREVSTVYHEGVPGHHLQIATAVYEAQSLNTYQRLMSFTSGHGEGWALYAERLMQELGYLDDDGHLFGMLSQQLFRAARVILDIGMHLEWEIPPGADFHEGERWTPDLGLEFLLTRTLEDEATARDEIDRYLGWPGQAPAYKIGERLWLTAREEARARAGNSFDEKRFHTLALRWGGMGLDTMRAQLAAMD; encoded by the coding sequence ATGGGTGTGGATGAGATCTGTGATCGATTCGTCGAGGACTACGCGGCCGCCGATCCGGTCACGGCGACCATGTTCGGCATCGCCGGACACGACGCTCGCCTGACCGACTATTCGCCTGCCGGACACGAGCTTCGGGCGCGGACAGCCCGAAACGCGTTGCACGCCATGCTCGCCGCCGAACCTGCCGATGACGGTGAACGAGTGGCGAAAGCGGTGTTCACCGAGCGTGTCGGGCTCGATGTGGAGATCCATCACGCCGGGCTCCCCCTCGCCTCGCTCAATGTGATCGAAAGTCCGGTGCAGCACATCCGGATGGTGTTCGACGTGATGGCCGCCGAGACCGCCGCGGACTGGACGGTGATCGCCGAGCGTCTCGCGGGGGTACCCGAGGCGCTGGCAGGTCTGCGGGCTTCGCTGCTGGTCGCGGCGGAGCGCGGGCAGATCAGCGCGCTGCGCCAGATCATCAAGGTCGCCGAGCAGGCGGACACCTGGGCGGGTTCCGGCGCGAACACCGGCTTCTTCACCGCTTTCGTCGCTGCCGCCGACAGTGTCGAGGGTGCGCCGCTGGCGCGGCTGCGGCAAGGCGCGCACGCGGCCGAGCGGGCCTATGCCGCGCTCGCGGAGTTCCTGCGCGCCGAACTCATGCCGAGCGCGCCCGCCAAGGACGCGGTCGGCGAGCAGACCTACCGGCTGTGGTCGCGCTATTTCACCGGCGCGGACCTCGACCTGCGGGAAGCATACGACTGGGGCTGGGCGGAATTCGCCCGTCTCGAGGCCGAGATGTTCACCGTTGCTGCCCGGATCGCCCCGGGAGCCTCGCTCACCGAGACGGCGGCGGTGCTCGACGCCGACCCGAGATACCGGGTACACGGGCGGGCCGAACTCCGGGCGTGGTTGCAGAAGGTGTCCGACGAAGCCCTGGAATCGTTGCGCGACACACACTTCGAGATTCCTGATGAGCTCATGCGACTGGAGTGCGCCATCGCGCCGCCGGGCGGGGTGGTCGGCGCGTATTACATCGGTCCGTCCGCCGATTTCAGCCGTCCGGGCCGCATGACCTGGTCGGTGGAGCCGGACAAGGAGGACTTCACCACCTGGCGTGAAGTCAGCACGGTCTATCACGAGGGTGTGCCCGGCCATCACCTCCAGATCGCGACCGCGGTGTACGAGGCGCAGTCGCTGAACACCTACCAGCGATTGATGTCGTTCACATCCGGACACGGCGAGGGGTGGGCGCTCTACGCCGAACGCCTCATGCAGGAACTCGGCTACCTCGACGACGACGGTCACCTGTTCGGCATGCTCTCCCAGCAACTGTTCCGCGCCGCCCGAGTGATCCTGGACATCGGAATGCACCTCGAATGGGAGATTCCGCCCGGCGCCGACTTCCATGAGGGCGAACGGTGGACGCCCGACCTCGGCCTGGAGTTCCTGCTGACGCGGACCCTCGAGGACGAAGCCACCGCTCGCGACGAGATCGACCGCTACCTGGGCTGGCCAGGACAGGCGCCCGCCTACAAGATCGGCGAACGCCTGTGGCTGACAGCCCGCGAAGAAGCCCGGGCGCGGGCTGGAAACTCGTTCGACGAGAAGCGATTCCACACCCTCGCTCTGCGTTGGGGCGGAATGGGTCTGGATACGATGCGGGCACAGCTCGCCGCGATGGACTGA
- a CDS encoding DUF2797 domain-containing protein: MTSTALYCGTRWDEQGRWFYELLGDDGTIERLPGIGTRLAFRITDSGRFCLGYNGFGAGPRGRLACPRRARVESGRQCEQCRINEGWSVVHSHRGPLTALPEQVRDYMSQPHHLYIAYFGDGMTKVGTASASRRNRRLFEQGALVARFITDSPDGLHVRDLERTVTERAGIGQAVAGVTKTRILTKPLRPWAVLESAVADAAEHAAGALPAGITRTDIAWSGGRDFYATILAHGRFPVATEIAGEPGEYVIDAVTAHGHTIACRDAAGASELVLVNDTRLVGRRIELDSTITATPEPAQTSLF, from the coding sequence ATGACCTCCACGGCCCTATACTGCGGCACTCGCTGGGACGAGCAGGGTCGATGGTTCTACGAGCTGCTCGGCGACGACGGGACCATCGAGCGGCTGCCCGGCATCGGCACGCGGCTGGCGTTCCGGATCACCGACTCGGGGCGATTCTGCTTGGGCTACAACGGTTTCGGCGCAGGGCCTCGCGGGCGACTCGCCTGTCCCCGGCGCGCTCGGGTCGAGTCCGGGCGCCAGTGCGAGCAGTGCCGGATCAACGAGGGCTGGTCGGTGGTGCACAGCCACCGCGGTCCGCTCACGGCATTGCCCGAACAGGTCCGCGACTATATGTCGCAGCCACACCACCTCTACATCGCGTATTTCGGGGACGGGATGACCAAAGTCGGTACGGCCTCGGCGTCGCGGCGCAATCGCCGTCTCTTCGAACAGGGTGCGCTGGTCGCTCGATTCATCACCGATTCCCCGGACGGACTGCACGTTCGAGATCTCGAACGGACGGTGACCGAGCGAGCCGGAATCGGGCAGGCGGTCGCCGGTGTCACCAAGACCCGCATTCTCACGAAACCGCTGCGTCCCTGGGCGGTTCTGGAATCGGCCGTCGCCGACGCGGCCGAGCACGCCGCCGGCGCGCTGCCCGCCGGCATCACGCGCACCGATATCGCCTGGTCGGGCGGACGGGACTTCTACGCCACGATCCTGGCGCACGGCCGATTCCCGGTCGCCACCGAAATCGCCGGGGAGCCGGGCGAATACGTCATCGACGCGGTGACCGCGCACGGCCACACCATCGCGTGCCGGGACGCCGCGGGCGCGAGCGAACTGGTGTTGGTCAACGACACCCGCCTCGTCGGTCGCCGCATCGAACTCGACTCCACGATCACGGCGACGCCCGAACCCGCGCAGACCAGCCTGTTCTGA